The Methanobacterium sp. BAmetb5 genome includes a region encoding these proteins:
- a CDS encoding class E sortase gives MSRNNILAIIIILACATLAGSIAMAGYVQMENVTQAQKSVKDYQEKMSNPVDALDPTDLKKTYMNAKLIIPKLGVNASIRSDTVNAYNAVYHYPESVMPGKPGECGILGHRTTYSGLFANIASLQPGDKAIIQDFTQRKKYVYEVTSNGNDIRWDYKTNPIRFSQEGQARLLIVTCYPPGKKQAAWITHFKLVSTSNL, from the coding sequence ATGTCAAGGAATAATATTTTGGCCATCATAATTATTTTAGCGTGTGCCACGCTGGCCGGTAGCATAGCTATGGCCGGTTACGTGCAGATGGAAAACGTAACCCAAGCTCAGAAAAGTGTTAAGGATTATCAGGAAAAAATGAGCAACCCAGTGGATGCTCTGGACCCTACTGATCTTAAAAAGACCTATATGAATGCCAAATTAATCATACCAAAACTCGGTGTGAACGCCAGCATTCGATCGGACACTGTAAATGCTTATAATGCTGTTTATCATTACCCTGAGAGTGTTATGCCAGGTAAACCCGGTGAATGTGGTATTTTAGGGCACAGAACCACTTATTCTGGATTATTCGCTAACATTGCTTCTCTTCAACCCGGAGATAAGGCCATTATCCAGGATTTTACCCAGCGCAAGAAATACGTCTACGAGGTAACTTCCAATGGCAATGACATACGCTGGGACTATAAAACCAATCCCATCCGTTTTTCCCAAGAAGGACAGGCCAGACTGTTAATTGTTACCTGTTACCCCCCAGGTAAAAAACAGGCAGCATGGATTACCCACTTTAAACTGGTATCCACCAGTAATTTATAA
- a CDS encoding magnesium transporter: MKWTEKLLKRIGDSIHIILDLMVRLAVLVSKRSLQLLQVPFTISSKFTNFFKDVSRVLGETFTALFICAIGDLIAGILLSRMTNTLEILPGLLVLIPGAIGMRGNIFGALGSRLGSNLHIGTLTPELKKSPVLNQNIISAIILTIIMSIFLAFAAKAFCILLGFESISIVDFTVISVLGGIFSGALLLPATILISIKSYENGWDPDNITTPLIAASGDLFTIPSILLAVQLLLWMKNGYTETILFAIFIVIGIMGFIYGIKRGSHLKKIIMHSTPTLFLSSLFGTTAGTILNGSFSAILSSPGVLALVPLFSGESGDMVSILGARLSSGLHIGSIESSLRPTEGAIRNFAIIIILAIIIYPLIGILAYLGSLLFGAGSVGLDKMVFISTTAGLMLTPLMLLIAFYLNTFSYRRGLDPDNIVIPLSTSLTDPVANTFLVMMVLFTLGATV, encoded by the coding sequence GTGAAATGGACGGAGAAACTACTGAAGAGGATTGGCGATTCAATACACATCATTCTCGACTTGATGGTAAGATTAGCTGTCTTAGTTTCCAAAAGGTCTTTACAACTTCTCCAGGTCCCGTTTACCATAAGCAGTAAGTTTACTAATTTTTTCAAAGATGTATCCCGGGTTTTAGGGGAAACATTCACCGCTCTTTTTATATGTGCCATCGGGGATTTAATCGCCGGTATTCTATTGAGTAGAATGACCAATACTCTGGAGATACTTCCTGGACTTCTGGTTCTTATCCCTGGAGCAATCGGGATGAGAGGGAACATATTCGGTGCATTAGGTTCCAGGTTAGGTTCAAACCTCCATATTGGTACCTTAACGCCGGAACTGAAAAAATCACCCGTTTTAAACCAGAACATCATTTCGGCCATAATTCTAACCATTATAATGTCTATTTTCCTGGCATTTGCAGCTAAAGCCTTCTGCATTCTTCTGGGATTTGAAAGCATTAGCATCGTGGACTTCACTGTTATCTCTGTGTTGGGAGGAATATTTTCCGGGGCACTGCTTCTACCGGCTACCATTTTGATCTCCATCAAAAGTTATGAAAATGGATGGGACCCGGATAACATTACTACACCCTTAATTGCAGCTTCTGGAGACCTTTTTACCATTCCTTCAATCCTTTTAGCGGTACAGTTACTGTTATGGATGAAAAATGGGTATACTGAGACAATTTTATTTGCAATATTTATTGTAATTGGGATCATGGGCTTTATTTATGGAATTAAAAGGGGAAGCCACCTTAAGAAAATTATCATGCACAGCACCCCCACCCTGTTTCTATCCTCACTATTTGGAACAACTGCGGGTACTATCTTGAACGGCAGTTTTTCAGCTATTTTAAGCAGTCCGGGGGTTTTGGCCCTGGTACCATTGTTCTCCGGGGAAAGTGGAGATATGGTAAGCATCCTGGGGGCCCGGTTATCTTCAGGATTACACATCGGTTCTATAGAATCATCCCTAAGACCTACAGAAGGAGCAATTAGGAATTTTGCCATAATTATAATCCTGGCCATAATAATCTATCCCCTGATAGGTATTTTAGCTTACTTGGGGTCCTTGCTGTTTGGTGCTGGATCAGTGGGACTGGATAAAATGGTCTTCATCAGTACCACTGCTGGATTAATGCTCACTCCCTTAATGCTCCTAATTGCCTTCTACTTGAACACATTTTCCTACCGTAGAGGCCTGGATCCTGATAACATAGTCATACCCTTATCCACCAGCCTCACTGATCCTGTGGCCAATACCTTCCTGGTAATGATGGTACTGTTTACACTCGGTGCTACGGTTTAA
- a CDS encoding Lrp/AsnC family transcriptional regulator, which yields MDDVDLAILRSLIKNSRITISQMSKEIDVPDATISNRLKKLEKDIIKRYTLIPDWQKIGLEITSIIIIQTESEKHELVKEELSRLPEVSEVYSVSGEYDILIKVWVKSIEDLNQLINSKIRSIDGVEDLTEMIVMERVKEDVPAL from the coding sequence ATGGATGATGTAGATTTAGCTATACTCCGTTCTTTAATTAAAAATTCGAGGATTACAATATCTCAGATGTCAAAAGAGATTGATGTCCCTGATGCAACCATATCTAATCGACTTAAAAAATTGGAAAAAGACATAATAAAACGTTACACTCTGATACCGGACTGGCAGAAGATTGGACTGGAGATAACTTCTATAATCATTATTCAGACCGAGTCTGAAAAACATGAGTTGGTTAAAGAGGAACTCTCCCGGCTTCCAGAGGTGTCCGAAGTTTACAGTGTATCTGGAGAATATGACATTCTAATTAAAGTCTGGGTAAAGAGTATTGAGGACTTAAATCAATTGATAAATTCAAAAATCCGCTCAATCGACGGTGTTGAAGATTTGACTGAAATGATAGTAATGGAAAGAGTTAAAGAGGATGTTCCAGCACTTTAA
- a CDS encoding roadblock/LC7 domain-containing protein, with the protein MTDTHLKMQLEKATVDLDKTTDVEGILVVANDGRILHHNLRVDVDINLFSPMSQVISSSSLRLLNSSGQGDMERVLVESSGGKILFLGVENGHLIILMRNTANVGMVLVNAKRASLKINETTHDLTLEVPETKEISPEKIPEELPDQEIPVENVPVEKGTEEIPVKEVSVEGIPQASESSEDVAPEQPPVEIPVEKETPEESLTADTETGEIPEETPAELEVPVSKTDDKPSEIEQKSILERAEEITAESLEVSEPESTELSVEEKTVPETRKELETKVEEEVTGIETEVETEVEEPESVAEVKEAEPTIPTVKPPISFPSLPKQVEIPDDAEKRADLILEIYEYIFLAMSLGAAKIMGVAPARGLTKKFLPFDKCKRLLENVDLKSNATIDFAQIKENAREIPIEEREKIFIQDFNRIIEVITENYGKVMGYEAFRAMVRPEFMEIKNSYGEAMDKLDIKGKMHPEIAHLFS; encoded by the coding sequence ATGACTGACACCCATTTAAAGATGCAACTGGAAAAGGCCACTGTGGACCTGGATAAAACCACCGATGTAGAGGGTATACTGGTGGTGGCCAATGACGGGCGGATACTTCACCATAACTTACGGGTTGATGTGGATATCAATTTATTCAGCCCCATGTCCCAGGTTATCTCCAGTTCCTCCCTACGTCTGTTAAACTCATCCGGCCAGGGGGATATGGAAAGAGTGCTGGTGGAATCTTCTGGAGGAAAAATACTCTTTTTGGGCGTGGAAAACGGTCATTTAATAATTTTAATGAGGAATACCGCTAACGTGGGCATGGTACTGGTGAATGCCAAACGAGCATCACTGAAGATCAACGAAACCACCCACGACCTCACCCTGGAAGTGCCCGAAACCAAGGAAATTTCGCCGGAAAAGATACCTGAAGAATTGCCAGACCAGGAAATACCAGTGGAAAATGTTCCCGTAGAAAAAGGAACTGAAGAAATACCGGTGAAAGAAGTGTCAGTTGAAGGTATTCCCCAAGCAAGTGAATCATCAGAGGACGTTGCCCCAGAGCAGCCCCCAGTTGAGATTCCTGTGGAGAAAGAAACTCCCGAAGAATCGCTTACTGCAGATACAGAAACAGGGGAGATTCCCGAAGAAACCCCGGCCGAATTGGAAGTGCCAGTATCGAAAACGGATGATAAACCTTCCGAAATTGAACAAAAATCTATTTTAGAGCGAGCAGAAGAAATAACTGCTGAATCTCTGGAAGTAAGTGAACCAGAATCAACTGAACTATCTGTTGAAGAAAAAACAGTGCCAGAGACCAGGAAAGAGTTAGAAACAAAAGTAGAAGAGGAAGTAACCGGAATAGAAACTGAAGTGGAAACTGAAGTGGAAGAACCAGAGTCAGTTGCGGAAGTAAAAGAAGCAGAACCCACCATACCCACAGTCAAACCCCCAATTTCATTCCCTTCACTGCCCAAGCAGGTGGAAATCCCTGATGATGCTGAAAAACGTGCCGATCTCATACTGGAAATTTATGAATACATATTCCTGGCCATGTCCCTGGGAGCTGCCAAGATCATGGGAGTGGCACCAGCCCGCGGACTCACCAAAAAATTCCTGCCCTTTGATAAATGTAAGAGGCTCCTGGAAAATGTGGATCTCAAGAGCAACGCCACCATTGACTTTGCCCAGATCAAAGAAAATGCCCGGGAAATCCCCATTGAAGAACGCGAAAAAATATTTATCCAAGATTTCAACCGCATAATAGAAGTCATTACGGAAAATTATGGGAAAGTAATGGGATACGAGGCATTCAGAGCCATGGTAAGGCCTGAATTTATGGAAATCAAAAATTCCTATGGAGAAGCCATGGATAAACTGGATATCAAAGGAAAAATGCATCCAGAAATTGCTCACCTGTTCTCCTGA
- a CDS encoding replication factor C large subunit, whose translation MLWTEKYSPQTMKDVLGNKKAIEEIENWVESWDHGEAQKCILLVGPPGTGKTTLAHLIAREFSDHIELNASDKRSYDIIMNTIGEASASVSLFGQGSRKLIILDEVDGLHGNEDRGGIRAINKIIKEGHHPMIMMANDLYSKRIQSLKSKCQLIKINKVHTNSIVALLKRICVKEGVDFEEHVLRTLAKRSRGDLRSAINDLQVIAQGKDSITSDDLKAVAQKDDINNIFDSVRTVLKSKNPKRIKDALRLEADPGFILEQITENIPREYERPEEIEKAYDAVAEADVYLGRAFHTRHYGYWKYTYDLMGLGVALAKDETYKKFSRYASSTFYSKLSKNRAKRDLRDRVATKIGARLHTSRKVAIENFPYFEIMFQGDDLARELAEYFDLDDAEVKQFRSRKIKKKKVKKITKTKKPSAAKNTAKDPAPSTKSSSSSKTSEKTVRDNEKVTGTERRSKNTDSAAKKVSKVKDSKSPITPKDPETSDKTSKPRKSKSAPSESAESEDKDDSRKSESKEKGTQTSLFSFQ comes from the coding sequence ATGTTGTGGACTGAAAAGTACAGTCCCCAGACCATGAAAGATGTTCTGGGGAATAAAAAGGCCATTGAAGAGATTGAAAACTGGGTGGAAAGCTGGGATCATGGCGAAGCCCAGAAATGCATCCTCCTGGTAGGACCACCAGGCACCGGTAAAACCACTCTGGCCCATCTGATTGCTCGTGAGTTCTCAGACCACATAGAACTCAATGCCAGTGACAAACGATCCTACGACATAATAATGAACACCATTGGCGAAGCATCAGCTTCTGTCTCCCTGTTCGGTCAGGGCAGCCGTAAACTCATAATCCTGGACGAAGTAGACGGTTTACATGGTAACGAGGACCGGGGAGGGATACGGGCCATAAACAAGATCATCAAAGAGGGTCACCATCCCATGATCATGATGGCCAACGATCTGTACAGTAAACGTATCCAGAGCCTTAAATCCAAATGCCAGCTGATAAAAATAAACAAAGTACATACCAATTCTATAGTGGCTCTTTTGAAGAGGATCTGTGTCAAGGAAGGGGTGGATTTTGAGGAACATGTTCTCCGTACACTGGCCAAGAGATCCCGTGGAGATTTAAGATCCGCCATAAACGATCTGCAAGTCATTGCCCAGGGAAAGGATTCAATCACCTCTGATGATCTGAAAGCTGTGGCGCAAAAGGATGATATCAACAACATCTTCGATTCAGTACGTACTGTGCTTAAAAGCAAAAATCCCAAGAGAATCAAGGATGCTCTGCGCCTGGAGGCCGATCCGGGTTTCATACTGGAACAGATAACCGAGAACATTCCCCGGGAGTATGAAAGGCCAGAAGAAATTGAAAAAGCTTACGATGCCGTGGCTGAAGCCGATGTATATCTGGGTAGGGCTTTCCACACCAGGCATTATGGTTACTGGAAGTACACTTACGACTTGATGGGTCTGGGGGTGGCTCTGGCCAAGGATGAAACCTACAAAAAGTTCAGCCGATACGCCAGTTCCACATTCTACAGTAAACTATCCAAGAACCGGGCAAAACGGGACTTGAGAGATAGGGTGGCCACTAAAATAGGAGCCCGGCTGCACACCTCCCGGAAAGTGGCCATTGAGAATTTCCCTTACTTTGAGATAATGTTCCAGGGGGATGATCTGGCCCGTGAACTGGCTGAATACTTTGACCTGGACGATGCCGAGGTTAAACAATTTAGAAGCAGGAAGATAAAGAAGAAAAAGGTAAAGAAAATTACCAAGACCAAAAAACCATCTGCAGCCAAAAACACTGCTAAAGATCCAGCCCCATCCACCAAAAGCTCATCTTCCTCAAAAACTTCAGAAAAAACAGTTAGAGATAATGAAAAGGTTACCGGTACAGAAAGAAGGTCAAAAAACACAGATTCAGCTGCAAAGAAGGTTTCAAAAGTAAAGGACTCTAAAAGCCCAATTACGCCTAAAGATCCAGAAACTAGTGATAAAACTAGTAAACCCCGGAAAAGTAAGAGTGCTCCTTCTGAAAGTGCAGAATCTGAAGATAAAGATGATTCTAGAAAGTCAGAGTCCAAAGAAAAGGGAACCCAAACCTCCTTGTTTAGTTTTCAATAA
- the rnz gene encoding ribonuclease Z produces MELIFLGTSSALPTTKRNHPSIALKAFGEVMLFDCGEGTQRQMARIKLSPMKVDHIYLTHLHGDHFLGLPGMIQSMAFRGRKEPLHIYGPEGTIKTVQAIKDLGYYALSFPIHAYEVREGVILETDNYVIECCPTHHSVLNLAYSVEEKRSPKFLREKAIELGLKPGPEFGKLQNGIPVELNGKLIQPEQVLGEKRRGRKIVYSGDTIPCHELVKFASNADVLIHESTYESSQEKKALENGHSTTTQAAEIAKKAKVFELILTHISTRYKNSGDLRKEARKVFREVIVAEDFMTIPVERHKP; encoded by the coding sequence ATGGAGTTAATATTTTTAGGAACCTCATCTGCACTTCCCACCACTAAACGAAACCATCCCTCCATTGCCCTTAAGGCCTTTGGAGAGGTGATGCTCTTTGATTGCGGAGAAGGGACCCAGCGACAGATGGCCAGAATCAAACTGAGCCCCATGAAAGTGGATCATATCTATCTAACCCACCTACACGGGGATCATTTCTTGGGGCTGCCCGGCATGATACAGTCCATGGCCTTCCGAGGCCGCAAAGAGCCGCTACACATCTATGGGCCTGAAGGGACTATAAAAACTGTCCAGGCCATTAAAGACTTAGGCTACTATGCATTATCTTTCCCCATACATGCTTATGAAGTAAGAGAAGGTGTGATTCTGGAAACAGATAACTATGTAATTGAATGCTGTCCTACTCACCACTCTGTACTTAACCTGGCATATTCCGTGGAAGAAAAACGGTCCCCTAAATTCCTCCGGGAAAAAGCCATTGAACTGGGCTTAAAACCAGGCCCAGAGTTTGGTAAACTTCAGAATGGAATTCCAGTAGAGTTAAATGGTAAATTAATACAGCCAGAACAGGTCCTTGGAGAAAAAAGAAGGGGGAGGAAGATTGTTTATTCCGGAGATACCATACCCTGCCATGAACTGGTTAAATTCGCCTCTAATGCTGATGTTCTCATACATGAATCCACTTACGAATCATCACAGGAAAAAAAAGCCCTTGAAAATGGCCACTCCACTACCACCCAGGCCGCGGAGATTGCCAAAAAAGCAAAGGTATTTGAATTAATTCTAACCCATATAAGCACCCGTTACAAGAACAGCGGTGATTTAAGAAAAGAAGCCCGTAAGGTGTTCCGTGAAGTGATTGTGGCTGAGGATTTCATGACTATCCCCGTGGAACGACATAAACCTTAG
- a CDS encoding ferredoxin family protein, with the protein MVEILIDEDACVGCGSCVDDCPNDVYKMNEEKWKTEVANVDDCMACLSCHEICPAQAMTHKDIHVAKRLYIDRRVNDVIERII; encoded by the coding sequence ATGGTTGAAATCCTAATAGACGAAGATGCATGTGTTGGTTGTGGTTCCTGCGTGGATGACTGCCCCAACGACGTGTACAAAATGAATGAGGAAAAATGGAAAACAGAAGTGGCAAACGTCGATGATTGTATGGCTTGCCTCTCCTGTCACGAAATTTGCCCGGCACAGGCCATGACTCACAAAGACATCCATGTGGCCAAAAGACTCTACATTGACCGCAGGGTGAACGACGTTATAGAACGAATAATCTGA
- a CDS encoding F420-nonreducing hydrogenase — MVKIALEALASCSGCEVSILDLHEDLATLLDQAEIVYAPILMDVKEVPDDIDIAIVSGSVRNAENKERLEELREKSKYLIAYGTCACFGGITGMADLYTPEEVTSRTYSDNPSTESAPLPNEVVPELLSIVHPAADFTRIDGFIPGCPPKEQLTHDILIPLINDEAPDVPKKSVCADCKREMEHVEFDTIHRRIEGDPEPGKCFLSQGYICLGSVTLGRCGGLCTEAGVPCHGCGGPSLDVLREPSHDIYNGVIKRIAHLSKMPEKDVEKQIYDIGHIIYGFVIGSKTMEDKQVSLIPQLVKK, encoded by the coding sequence ATGGTTAAAATAGCCTTAGAAGCGCTTGCCAGCTGTTCCGGATGTGAAGTTTCCATCCTGGACCTTCACGAAGATCTGGCCACACTACTGGATCAGGCCGAAATAGTTTACGCACCCATATTGATGGATGTCAAAGAAGTTCCTGATGACATCGATATTGCCATTGTCTCTGGTTCTGTCCGTAACGCTGAAAACAAAGAAAGACTGGAAGAACTCCGGGAAAAATCCAAGTACCTCATTGCCTACGGGACCTGTGCCTGTTTTGGAGGCATAACTGGTATGGCTGACCTTTACACCCCCGAAGAAGTGACATCCAGAACCTACTCCGACAACCCCAGTACTGAATCTGCACCACTCCCCAACGAAGTTGTTCCCGAACTCTTGAGCATTGTCCACCCGGCAGCAGACTTCACCAGAATAGACGGATTCATACCGGGCTGCCCACCCAAAGAACAACTCACCCACGATATACTCATTCCCCTCATAAACGACGAAGCCCCGGATGTTCCTAAAAAAAGTGTCTGCGCAGATTGCAAACGGGAAATGGAACACGTTGAATTCGACACCATACACCGTAGAATTGAAGGTGACCCTGAACCAGGCAAATGTTTCCTGAGCCAGGGCTATATCTGCCTGGGTTCAGTGACCCTGGGACGCTGTGGTGGTTTGTGTACCGAAGCAGGAGTACCCTGCCACGGATGTGGAGGACCTTCCCTGGACGTTTTAAGGGAACCAAGCCACGATATCTACAATGGAGTTATAAAGAGAATAGCTCACCTTTCCAAAATGCCTGAAAAAGACGTGGAAAAACAGATCTATGATATTGGACACATTATCTACGGATTCGTTATTGGAAGCAAAACCATGGAGGATAAACAGGTTTCACTCATTCCCCAACTGGTGAAGAAGTGA
- a CDS encoding replication factor C small subunit — MNGPWVEKYRPQTLDEVVGQEHIIQRLKQYIHEESMPNLMFTGPAGVGKTTTAIALAKAMLGEYWKQNFLELNASDARGIETVRKDIKSFCRLKAVGAPFRIIFLDEVDNMTKDAQHALRREMEMYTKTSSFILSCNYSSKIIDPIQSRCAIFRFAPIKGHQVIQRLEIIAKAENVNYTPGTLESIVYFAEGDMRRAVNILQSTASMGEEVTEETVHDVVSKAKPKDVRRIVNMALDGDFMGARDLLREVMVVQGTSGEDMVTQIYQEVSRMAVDDLIASDEYIKLVENIGEYDFRIREGANPRIQLEALLTKFLPKEKAD; from the coding sequence ATGAACGGACCATGGGTGGAAAAATACCGACCACAAACCCTGGATGAGGTTGTGGGTCAAGAACACATTATACAAAGACTCAAACAGTACATACACGAGGAGAGCATGCCTAACCTCATGTTCACTGGACCGGCAGGAGTGGGAAAAACCACCACCGCCATTGCCCTGGCCAAAGCCATGCTGGGGGAATACTGGAAGCAGAACTTCCTGGAATTAAATGCCTCTGATGCCAGGGGTATTGAGACTGTGCGTAAGGATATTAAGAGTTTCTGTCGGTTGAAAGCCGTGGGAGCACCCTTCCGGATTATTTTCCTGGATGAAGTGGATAACATGACCAAGGATGCCCAGCACGCTCTTCGCCGTGAGATGGAGATGTACACCAAAACATCATCCTTCATCCTTTCCTGTAACTACTCCTCCAAGATCATCGACCCCATCCAATCCCGGTGTGCCATTTTCAGATTCGCCCCCATCAAAGGCCACCAGGTTATCCAGAGATTGGAAATAATAGCCAAGGCGGAAAACGTGAATTACACTCCTGGAACTCTGGAAAGTATTGTCTACTTTGCCGAGGGAGATATGCGCCGGGCAGTTAACATTTTGCAGTCCACGGCATCCATGGGCGAAGAAGTGACTGAGGAAACAGTCCATGATGTGGTTTCCAAGGCCAAACCAAAAGATGTGCGCAGGATAGTGAACATGGCACTGGACGGAGATTTTATGGGTGCCCGTGACCTTCTACGGGAGGTTATGGTGGTTCAGGGAACCAGTGGAGAAGATATGGTTACCCAGATCTATCAGGAAGTATCCAGAATGGCAGTAGACGACCTTATTGCCAGTGACGAATACATCAAACTGGTTGAAAATATTGGAGAATACGATTTCCGAATAAGAGAAGGTGCCAATCCACGGATACAATTGGAAGCTTTATTAACCAAATTTTTACCAAAAGAAAAGGCAGATTAG
- a CDS encoding mechanosensitive ion channel family protein encodes MVVDPDPLYINLIKIAIIIVVSLIITKWSIYIVKRIGSQFNFELTLIQVINEIIKYSVIAVAITFCLREVGVDINAIIVSLGIVGIAVGFAARDTLSNFIAGMFILADQSFKVGDIIEMSGKRGKVIKLGLRVTTIKTDDNKIITIPNSTFSSSVYVNYTSRETRRVELNVNIPYEIELEETVNSLVKVASNCQWALPQPKPNVLIKEMTDTGIKATINVWVEDPWKVATYKSQLALKVKELLVVKDCRENVKE; translated from the coding sequence ATGGTTGTTGATCCGGACCCCCTGTACATTAACCTTATAAAAATAGCCATAATCATAGTAGTTTCCCTGATCATAACCAAGTGGTCTATTTATATCGTCAAGAGAATTGGTAGCCAATTTAATTTTGAACTCACCCTTATCCAGGTCATAAATGAGATCATCAAATATTCAGTAATTGCCGTTGCCATAACCTTCTGTTTAAGGGAAGTTGGAGTGGATATAAACGCCATAATTGTAAGCCTGGGTATTGTAGGTATAGCTGTAGGTTTTGCTGCCCGGGACACCCTATCCAACTTCATTGCCGGCATGTTCATCCTGGCAGATCAGAGTTTTAAGGTGGGAGATATAATTGAAATGTCCGGAAAAAGGGGCAAAGTGATTAAACTGGGTTTAAGGGTTACCACCATTAAAACCGATGACAACAAAATCATCACCATCCCTAACTCAACCTTTTCCAGTTCAGTTTACGTAAATTACACCTCCCGTGAAACACGTAGGGTGGAACTAAACGTTAACATCCCCTATGAAATAGAACTGGAAGAGACTGTTAACTCACTGGTTAAGGTAGCATCAAATTGCCAGTGGGCTTTACCCCAGCCAAAACCAAACGTGCTTATAAAAGAAATGACAGATACAGGTATTAAAGCCACCATCAATGTCTGGGTCGAAGACCCCTGGAAGGTAGCCACCTACAAAAGCCAGTTAGCTCTGAAGGTCAAAGAGTTACTGGTAGTTAAGGATTGCCGGGAAAATGTCAAGGAATAA
- a CDS encoding Ni/Fe hydrogenase subunit alpha, with protein MKNIEISPVSRIEGHAKITVQVDDAGNVADAHFHVMEIRGFEKFLEGAAVEEAPRITPRICGICQTAHHLASAKATDMVFGLEIPETAKKLRELMLLGQYIHSHSLHFYFLGAPDLVMGPESDPAMRNVVGILKSNPDLAMMAIKTRKIGQAITGVVGGKPISPVTAIPGGQSRGITAEQQAELLSEAKNAINLIEQGVEVAKPLFAQYSEAIEALGPVESHFGALTNGGSIEFYDGPAKIIDKSGNQVYEFAAADYLDYIEEKVQPWSYLKFPYLKQIGFPEGNYRVGPLARLNVADSIPTEKASALYGEYKDQYGVAQNALLYHYARLIELMYAAERAVQLLEDDSITGTDLRQQLSEPLLTKEEAEASGETKRGVGMIEATRGILIHDYETDAGGFIKRANLIVSTGQNNLSMDIGVRETAKQMIHGEEVSEGLKNKLEMIVRAYDPCLSCATHAIDGSSPLQVDIYDSEGQLLKKHLL; from the coding sequence ATGAAAAATATCGAAATTAGCCCGGTAAGCAGGATTGAGGGCCACGCTAAAATCACCGTGCAGGTGGATGATGCGGGTAATGTGGCCGACGCCCATTTCCATGTTATGGAAATCAGGGGATTTGAAAAATTCCTGGAAGGTGCCGCTGTAGAGGAAGCCCCTCGAATCACCCCCCGTATATGTGGTATATGCCAGACTGCACACCACCTGGCATCAGCCAAAGCCACGGATATGGTGTTTGGACTGGAAATACCAGAAACAGCCAAAAAATTAAGGGAACTCATGTTACTGGGACAATACATACACTCCCATTCACTTCACTTCTACTTCCTGGGTGCTCCAGACCTGGTTATGGGACCTGAGTCTGACCCCGCCATGCGAAACGTGGTGGGTATCCTGAAGAGCAACCCAGATCTGGCCATGATGGCCATAAAAACCCGTAAAATAGGGCAGGCTATCACCGGAGTGGTGGGTGGTAAACCCATAAGTCCAGTAACTGCCATACCCGGAGGACAGTCCAGGGGTATAACTGCAGAACAACAAGCTGAATTATTATCTGAAGCTAAAAATGCAATAAACCTGATAGAACAGGGTGTGGAAGTAGCTAAACCATTATTTGCCCAGTACAGTGAAGCTATTGAAGCATTGGGTCCGGTTGAAAGCCATTTCGGAGCTCTGACCAACGGGGGATCCATCGAGTTCTACGATGGACCAGCCAAGATCATCGATAAATCCGGTAACCAGGTCTATGAATTTGCAGCAGCAGACTACCTTGACTACATCGAAGAAAAAGTTCAGCCCTGGTCCTACCTGAAGTTCCCCTACCTGAAACAGATAGGGTTCCCTGAAGGTAATTATCGTGTGGGGCCACTGGCCCGGTTGAATGTGGCCGACAGCATACCCACAGAAAAGGCATCAGCATTATACGGAGAATACAAAGACCAGTACGGAGTTGCTCAGAACGCTCTCCTTTATCACTACGCCCGTTTAATTGAACTGATGTACGCCGCAGAAAGGGCAGTGCAGCTTTTAGAAGATGATAGCATAACCGGTACTGACCTGCGACAGCAACTTTCCGAACCATTACTGACCAAGGAAGAGGCCGAAGCATCCGGTGAAACCAAACGGGGTGTGGGCATGATCGAGGCTACCAGAGGAATCCTCATCCATGACTACGAAACTGATGCTGGTGGATTCATTAAACGTGCCAACCTCATTGTTTCTACAGGTCAAAACAACCTATCTATGGATATAGGTGTTCGGGAAACCGCCAAACAGATGATCCATGGTGAAGAAGTTTCAGAAGGTCTTAAAAACAAGCTGGAAATGATTGTGCGGGCTTACGATCCCTGTCTATCCTGTGCAACCCATGCCATTGACGGAAGTTCACCCCTACAGGTGGACATCTACGACAGTGAAGGCCAGCTCTTGAAAAAACATCTACTCTGA